One Oharaeibacter diazotrophicus DNA segment encodes these proteins:
- a CDS encoding flagellin, with protein sequence MSSVTLAAGVRANLLALQQTSTQQELVQNRLATGKKVNSALDNPNSYFTAAALNDRGQDLTNLLDDMGQAVQTLKAADEGIQAITKLAEAAKAKANQALASSSATDRETYASEYNKLLGQIEDIAEDSGYKGKNLLKGDDLKVIFNERTSSAQNFLTISGIDYTDSTITRASSGLELTDITSGDWTLGTTGDAAIGTAIDSINGALSQLRVQSATFGTNLSSVQIRQDYTKSFVNTLQSGADKLTLADQNEEGAKLLALNTRQQLSSTALSFASQADQNVLRLLG encoded by the coding sequence ATGTCTTCAGTCACTCTCGCCGCCGGCGTTCGCGCGAACCTTCTGGCCCTGCAGCAGACCTCGACGCAGCAGGAGTTGGTCCAGAACCGCCTCGCCACGGGCAAGAAGGTGAATTCGGCCCTCGACAATCCGAATTCCTACTTCACCGCCGCCGCCCTGAACGACCGTGGCCAGGACCTGACCAACCTGCTCGACGACATGGGGCAGGCGGTGCAGACGCTGAAGGCCGCCGACGAGGGCATCCAGGCCATCACCAAGCTCGCCGAAGCCGCCAAGGCGAAGGCCAACCAGGCGCTCGCCAGCTCTTCGGCCACCGACCGCGAGACCTACGCCTCCGAGTACAACAAGCTGCTCGGCCAGATCGAGGACATCGCCGAGGACTCCGGCTACAAGGGCAAGAACCTGCTCAAGGGCGACGACCTCAAGGTCATCTTCAACGAGCGGACCTCGTCGGCGCAGAACTTCCTGACGATCAGCGGCATCGACTACACCGACTCGACCATCACCCGCGCCTCGTCGGGCCTCGAGCTCACCGACATCACCTCGGGCGACTGGACCCTCGGCACCACCGGTGACGCGGCCATCGGCACGGCGATCGACTCGATCAACGGCGCCCTCAGCCAGCTGCGCGTCCAGTCGGCCACCTTCGGTACCAACCTGTCGAGCGTGCAGATCCGCCAGGACTACACCAAGTCCTTCGTCAACACCCTGCAGAGCGGTGCCGACAAGCTGACGCTCGCCGACCAGAACGAGGAAGGTGCCAAGCTGCTCGCCCTCAACACGCGCCAGCAGCTGTCCTCCACCGCCCTCTCCTTCGCTTCGCAGGCCGACCAGAACGTGCTCCGACTGCTCGGCTGA
- a CDS encoding flagellin yields MATTVDLTRASRDTISSLRTAIDQSAVASRRISTGQRVNDAFEDPASFFTAQSLTNQASELDRTLDQLGQGVQIVKAASEGISSIDELLDAAKAVVNRAGQSDDAFARADFAKSFNDLLDQMEGVAKDSSYRGKNLLLGEGHDLKLYFSDEARDAIVIAARDLSDVGRTLGLERIDEGTIGVAETKLAPGGTPLAATDPAANASDQFAIGDTVEIRRQSDGALLSSVTIGADTTVSSLASSLSNADAGVRASYGADGVLRIEAAVGVTIDGGVAGGSFDGTSIDATPSGWFDADATTAEAEGVQSARDTLRLISVAFGTNLTMLQNRETFMKEFSGTLVTGAETTIGADLNEEGANLLALQIRQQFSSSALSFANEADQGVLRLLGG; encoded by the coding sequence ATGGCCACCACAGTCGACCTGACGCGGGCCTCCCGCGACACCATCTCCTCGCTGCGGACCGCCATCGACCAGTCCGCGGTCGCCAGCCGGCGCATCTCGACCGGCCAGCGCGTCAACGACGCCTTCGAGGATCCGGCCTCCTTCTTCACCGCCCAGAGCCTGACCAACCAGGCCTCCGAGCTCGATCGCACGCTCGACCAGCTCGGCCAGGGCGTCCAGATCGTCAAGGCCGCCAGCGAGGGCATCTCGTCGATCGACGAACTGCTCGACGCCGCCAAGGCGGTGGTCAACCGCGCCGGCCAGAGCGACGACGCCTTCGCCCGCGCCGATTTCGCCAAGTCGTTCAACGACCTCCTTGACCAGATGGAGGGCGTCGCCAAGGATTCGAGCTACCGCGGCAAGAACCTGCTGCTCGGCGAGGGCCACGACCTCAAGCTCTACTTCAGCGACGAGGCCCGCGACGCCATCGTCATCGCCGCCCGCGACCTCTCCGACGTCGGCCGCACCCTCGGCCTCGAGCGGATCGACGAGGGCACGATCGGCGTCGCCGAGACCAAGCTCGCCCCCGGCGGAACGCCGCTCGCCGCCACCGATCCGGCCGCGAACGCCTCGGACCAGTTCGCGATCGGCGACACCGTCGAGATCCGCCGCCAGAGCGACGGCGCCCTCCTCTCCAGCGTCACCATCGGTGCGGACACCACGGTCTCCTCGCTGGCGTCGTCGCTCTCGAACGCCGACGCGGGCGTGCGAGCCAGCTACGGCGCCGACGGCGTACTACGGATCGAGGCGGCGGTCGGCGTCACCATCGACGGCGGCGTCGCCGGCGGATCCTTCGACGGCACCAGCATCGACGCGACGCCGTCGGGCTGGTTCGACGCCGACGCCACCACGGCCGAGGCCGAGGGCGTTCAGTCCGCGCGCGACACCCTGCGGCTGATCTCGGTCGCCTTCGGCACCAACCTGACCATGTTGCAGAACCGCGAGACCTTCATGAAGGAATTCTCCGGTACGCTGGTCACCGGCGCCGAGACGACGATCGGCGCCGACCTGAACGAGGAAGGCGCCAATCTGCTGGCGTTGCAGATCCGCCAGCAGTTCTCGTCGAGCGCGCTGTCCTTCGCCAACGAGGCCGATCAGGGCGTCCTGCGCCTGCTCGGCGGCTGA
- the flbT gene encoding flagellar biosynthesis repressor FlbT — translation MALKVELKPGERIIIGDSVITNDNQRTRLFIEGSAPILREKDILTPRTADSPAKRIYLAVQLMYLAKEVGKFQDDYFALVRDILEAAPSALPYITRISNHILSGALYKALKEARGLIEYERKLISHVQSRGAGLPADAADDGQSP, via the coding sequence GTGGCCCTCAAGGTCGAACTGAAGCCGGGTGAGCGCATCATCATCGGCGATTCGGTCATCACCAACGACAATCAGCGGACCCGTCTGTTCATCGAAGGGTCCGCGCCGATCCTGCGCGAGAAGGACATCCTCACGCCGCGCACCGCGGACAGCCCCGCCAAGCGAATCTACTTGGCGGTCCAGCTGATGTACCTCGCGAAAGAAGTCGGGAAGTTCCAGGACGATTACTTTGCTCTGGTGCGCGACATCCTGGAGGCCGCGCCGAGCGCGTTACCTTACATAACGCGTATAAGTAACCACATATTAAGTGGCGCCTTGTACAAAGCGTTAAAGGAAGCACGCGGTCTCATCGAGTACGAGCGGAAGCTGATCAGCCATGTACAATCACGGGGCGCAGGCCTACCAGCGGACGCAGCAGACGACGGCCAATCCCCGTGA
- the flaF gene encoding flagellar biosynthesis regulator FlaF: MYNHGAQAYQRTQQTTANPRELEASLLIKAAARLQSVRDEPDASREALDEAITYNRKLWTILATSATRSDNPLPAAIKNNVANLAVFIFSHSMRILSEPTPDRISTLININANIAAGLRGSAG; encoded by the coding sequence ATGTACAATCACGGGGCGCAGGCCTACCAGCGGACGCAGCAGACGACGGCCAATCCCCGTGAGCTCGAGGCGTCCCTGCTGATCAAGGCCGCCGCCCGCCTGCAGAGCGTGCGCGACGAGCCCGACGCCTCCCGCGAGGCGCTCGACGAGGCGATCACCTACAATCGCAAGCTCTGGACCATCCTGGCGACCTCGGCGACGCGGTCCGACAACCCGTTGCCGGCCGCGATCAAGAACAACGTCGCCAACCTCGCCGTCTTCATCTTCAGCCATTCGATGCGCATCCTGTCCGAGCCGACCCCGGACCGCATCTCGACGCTGATCAACATCAACGCCAACATCGCGGCCGGCCTGCGCGGTTCCGCCGGCTGA